The following proteins are encoded in a genomic region of Acidobacteriota bacterium:
- a CDS encoding DegT/DnrJ/EryC1/StrS family aminotransferase — translation MNVPFLELKRSYLESKVEFDAAYQRVMDSGWFILGEEVSAFEIEFAAYCGAKFAVGCANGLDALHLLLRAYGIGRGDEVIVPSNTYIASWLAVSYAGSEIVPVEPDLRSYNLDPKKIAAAITVRTKAIMPVHLYGQAADLDPIKKIADDYGLKVIEDAAQAHGAIYKGRKIGVSKDGVGWSFYPSKNLGAFGDAGAITTDDEELAVRLRSLRNYGTTSKYVNKIKGYNSRLDELQAAFLRVRLSNLDKHNARRREIANIYLERLTGLDLILPFVLDETEPVWHLFVVRVKERQKLQNYLNENGVGNLIHYPIPPHLQDAYENLKFHEGDFPIAEEIHRTILSLPISPYLTDEQVDHVIATIRGSYA, via the coding sequence ATGAACGTCCCATTCCTCGAACTCAAGCGATCTTATCTAGAATCTAAAGTCGAATTTGACGCGGCGTATCAACGGGTGATGGACTCTGGATGGTTCATTCTTGGGGAGGAAGTGTCGGCGTTTGAGATCGAGTTCGCGGCGTACTGCGGAGCTAAATTCGCCGTTGGCTGTGCAAACGGCCTTGACGCTCTGCATTTGCTGTTGAGGGCCTACGGCATTGGCCGCGGCGACGAGGTCATTGTTCCGTCAAACACTTATATCGCATCTTGGCTTGCCGTGTCCTATGCTGGTTCGGAAATAGTACCGGTAGAGCCTGATCTTCGAAGTTACAATCTTGACCCTAAAAAGATCGCTGCGGCGATCACCGTTAGGACCAAGGCCATTATGCCGGTCCATCTATATGGACAGGCCGCGGATCTTGATCCGATCAAAAAGATCGCGGACGATTATGGCCTGAAAGTAATTGAAGACGCGGCACAAGCTCACGGGGCAATTTACAAAGGGCGAAAAATCGGTGTATCAAAAGACGGGGTCGGGTGGAGCTTTTATCCGAGCAAGAACCTCGGGGCTTTTGGGGACGCCGGTGCTATAACGACCGATGATGAAGAACTGGCGGTTAGGCTGCGAAGCCTCAGAAACTATGGTACTACGTCCAAATATGTCAACAAGATCAAGGGTTATAACAGCCGTTTGGACGAACTCCAAGCCGCCTTTTTGCGCGTCAGGCTTTCGAATCTTGACAAGCATAATGCGCGAAGACGCGAGATCGCTAATATTTACCTCGAACGGCTAACAGGCCTTGATCTGATCTTGCCATTTGTTTTGGACGAAACCGAGCCGGTTTGGCATTTGTTTGTTGTCCGTGTGAAAGAGCGCCAGAAGCTACAGAATTATCTGAACGAAAACGGTGTAGGAAACCTGATCCATTATCCGATACCGCCGCATCTACAAGACGCCTATGAGAACCTGAAGTTTCACGAAGGTGATTTTCCGATCGCTGAAGAAATTCATCGCACGATACTCAGCTTACCGATCAGTCCGTACCTGACGGACGAACAGGTCGATCATGTCATTGCGACGATCAGAGGGTCTTATGCTTAG
- a CDS encoding WxcM-like domain-containing protein, producing the protein MSISDCRIIELPKIADPRGNLTFIESGRHVPFDLKRIFYLYDVPGGESRAGHALKTCYQFIIAVSGSFDVTLDDGIARQTHHLNRSYYGLLVPPLLWREIDNFSSGSVCMALASENYNEADYYREYDDFKFAMNETK; encoded by the coding sequence ATGTCCATTTCCGATTGCAGAATAATCGAACTACCCAAGATCGCCGATCCGCGTGGCAATCTTACATTTATTGAAAGTGGCCGACATGTGCCATTCGATCTAAAGAGAATTTTTTATCTATACGATGTGCCCGGCGGTGAGAGCCGGGCCGGGCACGCACTCAAAACGTGCTATCAGTTCATCATCGCGGTCAGCGGAAGTTTTGATGTTACGCTCGACGACGGAATCGCACGGCAAACGCATCATTTGAACCGCTCATATTATGGATTACTTGTACCTCCATTACTCTGGCGCGAGATCGACAACTTTTCTTCGGGCTCGGTTTGCATGGCGCTTGCGTCGGAGAACTATAACGAGGCCGACTATTATCGCGAATATGACGATTTCAAATTCGCCATGAACGAGACGAAATGA
- the asnB gene encoding asparagine synthase (glutamine-hydrolyzing) gives MCGIAGFVNKGSRGADRGVLAAMNLAIEHRGPDDDGFYVHENVGLAMRRLAIIDLASGKQPIHNADRTKWIVFNGEIYNYQELRRGLEQRGHKFYTKSDTEAIIHLYDEYGVDCLQHLRGMFAIAIWDQTEKTLFLARDRVGKKPILYSHQANGDLIFGSEFRAMLQHPSITREVDYEAIDSYLSYLCVPAPQTAFKQIRKLEPGHWLKWKSGEIETRRYWLPNFSKKIKITEEEAIVETTRILRESTKMRMISEVPLGAFLSGGVDSSAVVALMAQESSTPVKTFSIGFEEQDFSELKYAKRVAEHVGAEYNEFIVRPNAVDVIPTLVDHYGEPYADSSAIPTYYVSKETRKHVTVALNGDGGDESFAGYERYMAMEIAEVYKKIPKPLRRTFIEAPINFLPSSELKKTRIRDVQRFLTSANEEMSERYFRWMSVFKPAFKPLVYTSAFSEQIASNDAFELMDKWYMSSTGLGSVDATLLTDQMTYLPNDLLVKVDIASMANSLEARSPFLDHKLIEFAASLPEGQKMSRFRPKSLLKKVAARLVPSDVVYRRKMGFGVPIGRWLRGYMKDYMIENLLSEKLSNRGLFERKAIKKMIDEHLSGQTDYATPLWSLLMLELWFQQFID, from the coding sequence ATGTGTGGAATTGCTGGTTTTGTAAATAAGGGGTCGAGGGGGGCGGATCGTGGGGTTTTGGCGGCGATGAACCTGGCGATCGAGCATCGGGGGCCGGACGATGACGGGTTCTATGTTCATGAGAATGTAGGCCTGGCTATGCGGCGCTTGGCTATTATCGATCTGGCGAGCGGCAAGCAGCCAATTCACAATGCCGACAGGACGAAATGGATCGTTTTTAACGGCGAGATCTATAATTATCAGGAACTGCGTCGTGGCCTGGAGCAACGCGGGCATAAGTTTTATACAAAATCTGATACCGAGGCGATCATTCACTTGTATGACGAATACGGCGTCGATTGCTTGCAGCATCTGCGAGGAATGTTTGCGATCGCGATCTGGGACCAGACGGAGAAAACGCTTTTTTTGGCACGCGACCGCGTGGGTAAAAAGCCGATACTTTACTCGCATCAGGCGAACGGCGATCTGATCTTCGGATCGGAATTCAGGGCGATGCTCCAGCATCCTTCGATCACGCGTGAGGTCGATTACGAAGCGATAGACAGCTATTTGTCGTATCTTTGCGTGCCTGCTCCGCAAACAGCGTTCAAGCAGATCCGCAAGCTCGAGCCCGGGCATTGGCTCAAATGGAAAAGCGGAGAGATCGAAACGCGGCGGTATTGGCTGCCGAATTTCTCTAAGAAAATAAAGATCACTGAGGAAGAAGCGATAGTCGAGACCACCCGAATACTGCGTGAATCGACGAAGATGCGAATGATCTCGGAAGTGCCGCTCGGAGCGTTTTTGTCGGGAGGCGTTGATTCGTCGGCGGTAGTGGCGTTGATGGCTCAGGAGAGTTCGACGCCCGTCAAGACATTTTCGATCGGTTTCGAGGAGCAGGATTTTAGCGAATTGAAATACGCCAAACGCGTAGCCGAACACGTCGGGGCCGAGTATAACGAGTTTATCGTCCGTCCAAATGCGGTTGATGTAATCCCGACGCTCGTCGACCACTACGGCGAGCCATATGCCGACTCAAGCGCGATACCGACCTACTACGTGTCAAAAGAGACGCGAAAACACGTCACCGTCGCTCTGAACGGCGACGGCGGCGACGAGAGCTTTGCCGGTTATGAGCGTTATATGGCGATGGAGATCGCCGAGGTTTATAAAAAAATACCAAAACCGCTGCGGCGAACTTTCATCGAAGCCCCGATCAATTTTCTGCCTTCGTCTGAGCTCAAAAAGACGCGGATCCGTGACGTTCAGCGGTTTTTGACGTCGGCCAATGAGGAAATGTCGGAACGGTATTTTCGCTGGATGTCCGTTTTTAAGCCGGCGTTCAAGCCTTTGGTCTATACTTCGGCGTTTAGCGAACAGATCGCTTCGAATGATGCGTTCGAGCTAATGGATAAATGGTACATGAGTTCGACAGGTCTAGGGTCGGTCGATGCGACTTTGTTGACTGACCAAATGACATATCTGCCGAACGATCTTCTCGTAAAGGTCGACATCGCGTCGATGGCTAACTCTCTAGAGGCTCGTTCCCCATTTCTCGATCATAAATTGATCGAATTCGCCGCTAGCCTGCCGGAAGGCCAAAAGATGAGTAGGTTTCGTCCGAAATCGCTCTTGAAAAAGGTCGCAGCCAGATTGGTGCCGAGTGACGTGGTTTACCGGCGGAAAATGGGCTTTGGTGTACCGATCGGCCGATGGCTTCGCGGATATATGAAAGATTATATGATCGAGAACCTGCTATCCGAAAAGTTGTCCAATCGTGGCCTTTTCGAACGAAAAGCGATCAAGAAAATGATTGACGAACATCTTTCCGGACAGACCGATTATGCGACACCGCTTTGGTCCCTGCTAATGCTCGAACTCTGGTTCCAACAATTCATCGATTAA
- a CDS encoding glycosyltransferase family 39 protein, giving the protein MNRLLVILATITAIAYCFIAMPEGAIAIVIVAVLSVGMILVIRKVDDDVPFLTNLFVTALLIRLLLAAIINIFDLFDFFGPDARGYVEIGRIISSVWSGTMDASTPTTRFLMRIGGPGWGMNYFSGVLYWAFGPNMLVGQAVSSFFGAATVPTIYWCAKSVFGNQRVSRYSAICIAFFPSMIVWSSQFLKDGFIIFFLILTMMMVLEIQKKLNPTSAALLIFSLLAILSLRFYVFYMVAAAVFGSIVIGLGTTTSSILRRVLVVLIVSGAFMYLGLVQTATSDFDRFASIERFENSRFGIACVLPFRY; this is encoded by the coding sequence ATGAACCGCCTTTTAGTTATCTTAGCTACAATAACCGCGATCGCTTATTGCTTTATTGCGATGCCTGAAGGAGCTATCGCCATCGTGATCGTGGCGGTTCTCTCGGTGGGCATGATCCTAGTTATCCGTAAGGTTGACGATGATGTGCCCTTTCTCACTAACCTTTTTGTGACGGCATTACTTATTCGTTTATTGTTGGCTGCCATTATCAACATATTCGATCTCTTTGATTTTTTTGGGCCGGATGCTCGCGGTTATGTCGAGATCGGCAGGATCATCTCATCGGTTTGGAGCGGCACAATGGACGCGTCCACTCCGACGACAAGATTTTTAATGCGGATAGGCGGGCCCGGTTGGGGAATGAACTATTTTTCGGGAGTCTTATATTGGGCGTTCGGCCCCAATATGCTTGTCGGGCAAGCCGTCAGCTCGTTTTTTGGAGCAGCAACCGTTCCAACTATCTATTGGTGTGCGAAGAGTGTATTTGGTAATCAGCGGGTTTCGCGATATTCGGCAATTTGTATCGCTTTCTTTCCATCGATGATCGTTTGGTCGTCACAGTTTCTGAAGGACGGATTTATTATTTTCTTCTTGATATTGACTATGATGATGGTACTGGAGATTCAAAAGAAACTAAATCCTACATCGGCGGCGTTACTTATTTTTTCTTTACTGGCTATTTTATCCCTTCGATTCTATGTTTTCTACATGGTTGCAGCAGCTGTGTTCGGCAGTATTGTGATAGGTCTGGGTACGACGACGTCGTCAATTTTACGAAGAGTATTAGTTGTTCTGATAGTTAGTGGGGCGTTTATGTACCTCGGGTTGGTGCAAACGGCAACCAGCGATTTCGATAGATTTGCGTCGATCGAACGGTTTGAAAACAGCCGCTTCGGCATCGCCTGCGTCCTGCCGTTCCGATATTGA